One window of Chryseobacterium sp. JJR-5R genomic DNA carries:
- a CDS encoding DUF421 domain-containing protein — protein MASSLLLQLEWKEFLMGQEEWSFLLEIVLRTFIMFLTIIIGLRILGKRGVKQLSLFELVVIIGLGSAAGDPMFYKEVGIASSVIVFMVIILLYTSVTYIIGKSKFFEKLLEGTSICLIEKGEFSIENFKKENLGSDEFFAELRLKGISHLGQIEKAIEEVSGEISVFYFEDQEVKFGLPIMPGSLENPLKSINSKGFYSCTFCGHTEEKDTGNAGRCCKCEKDKWVGASNMKRVT, from the coding sequence ATGGCATCTTCATTACTTTTGCAGTTAGAATGGAAGGAATTTTTAATGGGACAGGAAGAATGGTCATTTCTTCTGGAAATCGTTTTGAGGACCTTTATCATGTTTTTAACGATCATTATCGGCCTCAGGATATTAGGAAAGAGGGGAGTAAAGCAGCTGTCACTTTTTGAACTGGTCGTGATCATCGGGCTGGGCTCTGCAGCAGGGGACCCGATGTTTTATAAGGAAGTGGGGATAGCGTCTTCCGTCATTGTTTTTATGGTGATTATCCTGCTTTATACTTCGGTAACCTATATTATAGGAAAAAGTAAGTTTTTTGAAAAATTGCTGGAAGGAACATCCATCTGCCTGATCGAGAAAGGCGAATTTTCCATTGAGAATTTTAAAAAGGAAAATCTTGGAAGTGATGAATTTTTTGCGGAGCTGAGGCTGAAAGGCATTTCACATCTCGGTCAGATCGAAAAGGCTATTGAAGAGGTCTCGGGAGAGATCAGCGTTTTTTACTTTGAAGACCAGGAAGTAAAATTCGGGCTTCCGATTATGCCCGGATCTTTAGAAAACCCGCTTAAAAGCATAAACAGCAAAGGTTTTTATTCGTGTACGTTCTGCGGACATACGGAAGAGAAGGATACCGGCAATGCAGGCCGCTGCTGTAAATGTGAAAAAGACAAATGGGTAGGAGCCAGTAATATGAAAAGGGTAACTTAA
- a CDS encoding OmpH family outer membrane protein, protein MKKLIMTCSLAAGLFLTSNLVNAQQKIGHVNSDDIFSNLPEAKTAEASLDTFTKTKQTEIEKLISSYQTKLKAAQDKEKTISEANKESVIKELTAAQTELQALGKDIEAARTKAAQDVSKRQSELFMPIQKKVSGMISAVAKEKGLAYVFDVASSQGNSGLAYTDGGEDITPAVKSKLGATAAKPAGK, encoded by the coding sequence ATGAAAAAATTAATTATGACGTGCAGTCTGGCAGCCGGTTTATTTCTAACTTCAAACCTTGTGAACGCACAGCAGAAAATCGGCCACGTTAATTCTGACGATATTTTCTCCAATCTTCCGGAAGCAAAGACCGCAGAAGCTTCTCTGGATACTTTCACAAAAACCAAGCAGACTGAGATTGAAAAGCTGATCTCCTCTTATCAGACTAAGCTGAAGGCAGCCCAGGATAAGGAAAAAACAATCAGTGAAGCCAATAAAGAAAGTGTCATCAAAGAACTAACCGCTGCCCAGACCGAATTGCAGGCGTTAGGAAAAGATATTGAAGCTGCCCGTACCAAAGCGGCGCAGGATGTTTCCAAAAGGCAGTCTGAACTTTTTATGCCGATTCAGAAAAAGGTAAGCGGGATGATTTCTGCAGTAGCCAAAGAAAAAGGACTGGCTTATGTGTTTGATGTAGCTTCTTCACAGGGAAACAGCGGATTGGCTTATACGGATGGCGGTGAAGATATCACTCCGGCAGTAAAATCAAAGCTGGGTGCAACCGCTGCGAAACCGGCTGGTAAATAA
- a CDS encoding chloride channel protein, with product MNIHHKKKFLSFLKFKRDFRKYGLEKARSYELILHWLNNRLSRNQFLVLSGILVGCTAGLAGVLLKTLVHNIHHFITTKVHFEYQILFYIIFPFLGIVLTVMIVMTIFKGQDRKGIGAILYEIAQNSSVVSSVKMYSQIVQSAVTVGLGGSAGLESPIAVTGAAIGSNYARTYRLSYKERTLLLAAGATAGIASAFNAPIAGIMFAFEILLTGVVFTDFIPLVVAAVCGSLLSRILLQEDVLFRFYTREAFNYRNLPYYFALGIVTGMYARYFVIISKRVEHFISGLKMSPLRKAMFGGAVLSMLCVLFPPLFGEGYDTVKAFTNGNTHTIIENSFFRYFEIRNFTIIIFLVLVLLLKAFATSFTIFSGGNGGNFAPSLFAGGTVGYLFAIICQQLGFEEVPVTNLVLVGMAGAMSGVMYAPLTAIFLIAESSFGYDLFIPLMIVAIISYLIAKWFSPISPELKSLADQGKIFTDKHDNNLLFSLKTEDFIDRYSQVIHENAPITDLFELVKNGTKNIFAVVDDGKILRGILTLDDIRPYLFSSEEISATIIQIMKAPPAVVHPENKPLEILQMFDDTGVWNLPVVNDRNVFIGFISKSTILTSYRQLLKEYSD from the coding sequence GTGAATATTCATCACAAAAAAAAGTTTCTCAGTTTTTTAAAGTTTAAAAGGGATTTCCGGAAATACGGACTTGAAAAGGCCCGCAGCTATGAACTGATTCTCCACTGGCTCAACAACAGGCTCAGCAGGAACCAGTTCCTGGTGCTTTCCGGGATTCTTGTGGGCTGTACGGCGGGTCTGGCCGGCGTACTGCTGAAGACGCTGGTGCATAACATCCACCATTTTATAACGACAAAGGTTCATTTTGAATACCAGATTTTATTTTATATTATTTTCCCTTTTTTAGGGATTGTACTTACGGTAATGATCGTTATGACGATATTCAAAGGCCAGGACCGGAAAGGAATCGGAGCGATTCTGTATGAAATTGCGCAAAATTCCAGTGTCGTATCTTCTGTTAAAATGTATTCCCAAATTGTGCAGAGCGCGGTTACCGTTGGTCTCGGAGGTTCTGCAGGCCTTGAAAGCCCCATAGCCGTTACGGGAGCAGCCATCGGCTCAAATTATGCCCGCACTTACCGTTTAAGCTACAAAGAACGTACTCTATTATTGGCCGCAGGCGCTACGGCAGGAATTGCATCTGCCTTCAATGCACCGATTGCAGGGATTATGTTTGCTTTTGAAATCCTGCTTACAGGAGTGGTCTTTACCGATTTTATCCCGTTGGTGGTAGCAGCGGTCTGCGGAAGCTTATTATCCAGGATCCTGCTTCAGGAAGATGTGCTCTTCCGGTTTTATACGCGGGAGGCTTTCAATTACAGGAACCTTCCTTACTACTTTGCCTTAGGGATTGTAACAGGCATGTACGCCCGGTATTTTGTCATTATTTCTAAAAGAGTGGAACACTTTATCAGCGGGCTGAAGATGTCGCCGCTGAGAAAAGCCATGTTCGGTGGCGCAGTCCTTTCCATGCTCTGTGTGCTGTTCCCGCCTTTATTCGGTGAGGGGTATGACACGGTGAAGGCTTTTACCAACGGGAATACGCATACCATTATAGAGAACAGTTTTTTCAGGTATTTTGAAATCAGGAATTTCACGATTATCATTTTCCTGGTCCTGGTTCTTTTGCTGAAAGCATTTGCAACGTCGTTCACCATTTTCAGCGGGGGAAACGGAGGGAATTTTGCGCCTTCCCTTTTTGCGGGCGGAACAGTAGGCTATTTGTTTGCAATTATCTGCCAGCAGCTCGGCTTTGAGGAAGTTCCTGTTACCAACCTGGTACTGGTAGGGATGGCCGGAGCCATGAGCGGCGTGATGTATGCACCGTTAACCGCCATTTTCCTGATTGCGGAATCAAGCTTCGGGTATGATCTTTTTATTCCGTTGATGATTGTGGCCATCATATCATACCTGATTGCAAAATGGTTCTCCCCGATTTCCCCGGAGCTTAAATCTCTGGCAGACCAGGGGAAAATCTTTACAGATAAGCATGACAATAACCTGCTGTTTTCACTGAAGACAGAAGATTTTATTGACCGTTATTCGCAGGTAATCCATGAGAATGCTCCGATTACGGACCTGTTTGAGCTGGTAAAAAACGGTACCAAAAACATTTTTGCCGTGGTGGATGATGGTAAGATCCTTCGGGGTATTCTCACCCTGGACGATATCCGCCCGTACCTGTTCAGCAGTGAAGAAATCTCAGCCACGATTATACAGATTATGAAAGCCCCTCCGGCGGTGGTTCATCCTGAAAATAAGCCGTTGGAAATTCTTCAGATGTTTGATGATACCGGAGTCTGGAATTTACCGGTTGTGAATGACCGCAATGTATTTATCGGGTTTATTTCTAAGTCTACCATTCTCACGAGCTACCGCCAGCTGTTAAAAGAATATTCCGATTAA
- a CDS encoding RNA polymerase sigma factor, which produces MKRKLFAIKTNYSEEQLIVLLQEKNENGFHYLYDHYSGALYGIILRIVQSKDYTEDIIQDVFVKIWNSIHQYDSSKGRFYTWMINIARNTAIDYLKSKGFQNELKNQSLPDFVYNSAELSTTHDASDFIGFSKVLESLDVDKKELIDLAYYQGYTQNEIAEKLKIPLGTVKTKMRNALMKLKDLLKDYQ; this is translated from the coding sequence TTGAAAAGAAAATTATTCGCTATTAAAACAAACTATTCGGAAGAGCAACTTATCGTTTTATTACAAGAAAAAAACGAAAATGGTTTTCATTACCTGTATGACCACTATTCCGGTGCGTTATACGGTATTATACTCCGGATCGTTCAGTCAAAAGATTATACCGAAGACATTATTCAGGATGTGTTTGTAAAAATCTGGAATTCTATCCATCAATATGACTCGTCAAAAGGACGGTTCTATACCTGGATGATCAATATTGCCAGAAATACTGCTATAGATTATTTAAAATCAAAAGGTTTCCAGAACGAACTTAAAAACCAATCTCTTCCGGATTTCGTATATAACTCTGCAGAGCTTTCAACGACCCATGACGCTTCAGATTTTATCGGCTTCAGTAAAGTGCTTGAAAGTCTGGATGTAGACAAAAAGGAACTTATCGACCTGGCATATTATCAGGGATATACCCAGAATGAAATTGCCGAGAAGCTCAAGATTCCGCTTGGGACTGTAAAAACCAAGATGCGGAATGCACTGATGAAATTAAAGGATTTGTTAAAAGATTATCAATAA
- a CDS encoding NAD(P)/FAD-dependent oxidoreductase — protein MKKHIVIVGGGFAGINLIKSLVNDNRFRITLVDKNNYHFFPPLIYQVATSFIEASNISYPFRKMISNYKNVGFHMGSLVKVDHDSNTLETDAGVLKYDYLVLALGTETNFFGMENVQRCALSMKTIDEALYLRNHMLLTLEEAARNKNIREAQKLQNIVIAGGGPTGVELAGMIAEMGTYIAEKEYPEIKLGLSNIYLIDALPTLLSPMSKMAQEAAYERLKKLGVKILLNVAVKDYVDKKVILADGKTIETETLIWTSGVIGREVPGIPQESVGKGRRLLVDAYNKVQGTANIFALGDIALQLTEEEYPKGHPQLAQVAIQQSVNLAENFRRIENEKELKPFTYNNKGSMAIISKFDAVVDLRKFSYKGFIAWLTWLFIHIIPLVTFRSKVRLAFNWLRLFITNNPSIRLILRPKRETGEQR, from the coding sequence ATGAAAAAGCACATCGTTATCGTAGGCGGAGGATTTGCAGGGATCAACCTTATCAAATCTCTGGTTAATGACAACCGGTTCCGCATTACTTTAGTTGACAAAAATAACTACCATTTCTTCCCCCCGCTTATCTATCAGGTAGCCACTTCGTTTATCGAGGCATCCAATATCAGTTATCCGTTCCGGAAAATGATTTCAAATTATAAAAATGTCGGTTTTCATATGGGAAGTCTTGTGAAAGTTGATCATGACAGCAATACCTTGGAAACCGATGCCGGAGTACTTAAATACGATTACCTGGTACTGGCGCTGGGAACGGAAACCAATTTCTTCGGGATGGAGAATGTACAGCGGTGTGCCCTTTCTATGAAAACTATTGATGAGGCATTGTACCTCAGAAACCATATGCTGCTTACGCTTGAAGAAGCGGCTCGCAATAAAAATATAAGAGAAGCACAGAAACTGCAGAATATCGTCATTGCCGGCGGCGGGCCTACCGGCGTGGAACTGGCGGGTATGATTGCCGAAATGGGAACATACATTGCTGAAAAGGAATACCCTGAAATCAAGCTCGGGCTTTCCAATATTTATCTGATCGATGCCCTCCCGACACTTCTTTCCCCCATGAGCAAAATGGCACAGGAAGCTGCTTATGAAAGGCTTAAAAAACTGGGCGTGAAAATCCTCCTGAATGTTGCCGTAAAAGATTATGTCGATAAAAAAGTGATCCTTGCCGACGGAAAAACCATTGAAACGGAAACCCTGATCTGGACTTCCGGTGTCATAGGCAGAGAAGTACCCGGGATTCCGCAGGAAAGCGTGGGAAAAGGCAGGAGATTGCTGGTAGATGCTTATAACAAAGTACAAGGAACTGCTAATATCTTCGCCTTGGGTGATATTGCCCTGCAGCTTACCGAAGAAGAATACCCGAAGGGCCATCCGCAGCTGGCGCAGGTAGCCATTCAGCAATCGGTCAATTTAGCTGAAAATTTCAGGAGGATTGAAAATGAAAAGGAACTGAAACCTTTTACTTATAACAATAAAGGAAGCATGGCCATCATTTCAAAGTTCGATGCGGTGGTAGACCTCCGGAAGTTTTCTTATAAAGGGTTTATAGCATGGCTTACATGGCTTTTCATCCATATTATCCCGCTGGTTACATTCAGGAGCAAAGTGCGCCTTGCATTTAACTGGCTGAGGCTTTTTATCACGAATAATCCGTCCATCCGTTTAATTTTAAGGCCTAAAAGAGAAACAGGCGAGCAAAGGTAA
- a CDS encoding aldo/keto reductase: MKTDILTEKHRLGLGGVAIGTAFEALTDGESDEVLQKSWDLGIRYYDTSPWYGLTKSERRFGNFLHGQNRDEFVFSTKVGRLFTEVSEDEVPPTMWQDPLSFDFKHNYTADAIKRSIEESLERTRLGHIDIVYVHDLSEDQVGDRYPYFLKQAREGAFKILSDLRDQGVIKAWGMGVNTIEPILDCLDSADPDICLSATQYSILEHEDAVDRLLPAVKKARIQLVSGAGYNSGFINGRPRYNYKDVIPKGMTEKREKISKIAERYEVGIVDAALQFVLAADEFSSIIPGASRPEQVESNVSALNKNIPPDFWKELKSEGLIYEKAQVPG, encoded by the coding sequence ATGAAAACAGACATTTTAACGGAAAAACACAGGCTCGGATTGGGTGGAGTAGCCATTGGAACGGCTTTTGAGGCCCTCACAGACGGAGAATCTGATGAAGTTTTGCAAAAATCCTGGGATCTGGGGATCAGATACTATGATACGTCGCCATGGTACGGACTGACTAAAAGTGAAAGGAGATTCGGAAATTTCCTTCATGGACAGAACCGGGATGAATTTGTTTTTTCAACAAAAGTGGGAAGGCTGTTTACCGAAGTATCCGAAGATGAAGTACCGCCTACCATGTGGCAGGACCCTTTATCTTTTGATTTCAAACATAATTATACAGCCGATGCGATAAAAAGATCTATTGAGGAAAGCCTGGAAAGAACCCGGCTGGGCCATATTGATATTGTTTATGTTCACGATTTATCCGAAGACCAGGTAGGTGACCGTTACCCGTATTTTTTAAAGCAGGCCAGGGAAGGTGCATTTAAAATACTCTCAGACTTACGGGATCAGGGTGTGATCAAAGCCTGGGGAATGGGTGTAAACACGATTGAACCTATTTTAGACTGCCTGGATTCAGCGGATCCTGACATATGCCTTTCCGCAACCCAGTATTCTATCCTGGAGCATGAAGATGCAGTTGACCGGCTGCTTCCGGCCGTAAAAAAAGCCAGGATCCAACTGGTTTCCGGAGCCGGTTATAATTCAGGGTTTATTAACGGGAGGCCGAGATACAACTACAAAGACGTAATTCCGAAAGGAATGACGGAGAAACGTGAAAAAATAAGTAAGATTGCAGAAAGATATGAGGTCGGTATTGTTGATGCTGCCCTGCAGTTCGTACTTGCAGCCGATGAGTTTTCCTCTATCATTCCGGGAGCAAGCAGACCGGAGCAGGTGGAAAGCAATGTAAGTGCCCTGAATAAAAATATTCCTCCGGATTTCTGGAAAGAACTTAAATCCGAGGGCTTGATCTATGAAAAGGCACAGGTGCCCGGCTGA
- a CDS encoding aldo/keto reductase yields the protein MKKQTIKNTDLSVAPINFGGNVFGWTLDEKQSFDILDQFTEGGFNFIDTADTYCWWVNGEGGQSEEIIGKWMKNRGNRNELVVATKVGSETKEHGHDISRKHILKSVDESLQRLQTDHIDLYYTHFDDNKTPVEETLSAYDEIIKAGKVRYIGASNLSPERLKESFEVSREHHLPKYVALQPHYNLVEREKFETQYASLVQEFDLSVFTYWSLASGFLTGKYRSEDDLSKSQRGEGAGKYLNPKGLEVLKALDLVSSAHGSDPAAVALAWLLANPLVTAPIVSATSASQLKTLFAAPQLELSNEDVELLNTASQ from the coding sequence ATGAAAAAACAAACAATAAAAAATACCGATCTGTCAGTAGCACCGATTAATTTCGGCGGTAATGTTTTCGGATGGACACTGGACGAGAAACAGTCTTTTGATATTCTGGATCAGTTTACAGAAGGCGGTTTCAACTTTATAGATACTGCAGACACCTATTGCTGGTGGGTAAACGGAGAAGGCGGGCAGTCTGAGGAAATCATCGGAAAATGGATGAAAAACCGCGGCAACAGGAATGAACTGGTGGTTGCTACAAAGGTAGGTTCTGAAACAAAGGAACATGGCCATGACATCAGCAGGAAACACATCCTGAAATCTGTGGACGAATCTTTACAGCGTCTCCAGACCGATCATATTGATTTATATTACACTCATTTTGATGATAACAAGACACCGGTTGAAGAAACTTTGTCTGCCTATGATGAAATTATAAAAGCAGGAAAGGTACGCTATATCGGTGCTTCAAACCTGTCACCGGAAAGGCTGAAGGAATCCTTTGAAGTTTCCCGGGAACATCACCTCCCGAAATATGTAGCCCTGCAGCCGCATTACAATCTTGTGGAACGGGAAAAATTTGAAACCCAGTATGCTTCATTGGTCCAGGAATTTGACCTGAGCGTTTTTACCTACTGGTCACTTGCCTCAGGATTTTTAACCGGAAAATACCGTAGTGAAGATGATTTATCAAAAAGCCAGAGAGGAGAAGGAGCCGGGAAATATTTAAATCCGAAAGGGCTAGAAGTCCTGAAAGCTTTAGACCTGGTCAGTTCGGCCCATGGGTCAGATCCGGCAGCCGTGGCATTAGCCTGGTTACTGGCAAATCCGCTGGTCACGGCCCCGATTGTAAGTGCTACAAGTGCATCCCAACTGAAAACACTATTTGCCGCACCTCAGCTGGAACTCAGCAATGAAGATGTCGAGCTTCTGAATACAGCAAGCCAATAA
- a CDS encoding ferritin-like domain-containing protein, which translates to MNILKLLDRLSDDKFFTTEASRLETLSQISQFGKKAAVASIPLGLGALMTTSAKAQTTATTATVPGNAGKSALTDALQLALVLEYLEDEYYTKGLSTAGLIPSTDRPVFMQISKHESAHVAFLKSTLTSLGQTPGAKPTFDFTVNGAFSPFSDYNQFLVLAQAFEDTGVRAYKGQAGNVMSNKTVLQAALQIHSVEARHASQVRRMRANKGWIELANGGNMPAATNPVYAGEGVTVQAGFNTAAAFGPEAGSAAYDEILTGSDAQAIATLFID; encoded by the coding sequence ATGAACATTCTAAAATTACTAGATAGATTATCTGACGATAAATTCTTCACAACGGAAGCATCAAGGCTGGAAACACTTTCCCAAATATCCCAATTCGGTAAAAAAGCAGCAGTTGCCTCTATTCCTTTAGGGTTGGGTGCTTTAATGACTACTTCTGCCAAAGCACAGACCACCGCTACTACTGCAACCGTACCCGGAAATGCCGGTAAAAGTGCATTAACAGATGCACTTCAGCTTGCTTTGGTACTGGAATACCTGGAAGATGAATATTATACTAAAGGACTTTCAACGGCTGGGTTAATCCCAAGTACTGACCGTCCGGTTTTCATGCAGATCTCCAAGCATGAAAGTGCTCACGTTGCTTTTCTGAAAAGTACACTGACTTCACTTGGACAAACTCCGGGAGCCAAACCTACATTCGATTTTACGGTAAACGGAGCATTTTCTCCTTTTTCAGACTATAATCAGTTCCTGGTACTGGCCCAGGCGTTTGAAGATACCGGCGTAAGAGCGTACAAAGGGCAGGCAGGAAATGTAATGTCCAACAAAACCGTATTACAGGCTGCTTTACAGATCCATTCCGTAGAAGCAAGACATGCTTCACAGGTAAGAAGGATGAGAGCAAACAAAGGCTGGATTGAATTGGCTAACGGCGGAAACATGCCGGCAGCAACCAACCCTGTATATGCAGGAGAAGGTGTTACCGTACAGGCCGGGTTTAATACGGCTGCAGCTTTCGGTCCGGAAGCAGGTTCTGCAGCTTATGATGAAATATTAACGGGAAGTGATGCCCAGGCAATAGCAACATTGTTTATTGACTGA
- a CDS encoding anti-sigma factor, with product MNTKEYISSGIIESYILGLASTEEAGILECVMKNNAEVKAAFEEAQKTMEALANAQAVAPPADLKSKIWEKLQKERTVEDHPPVFSVDIPAAKPQEEIRIQRTGNWKAYAVAAMVLFLVSVAGNLFWMNDRAKTQQQLTAIQSEKQSQDVAMQKMNQKMEMFTNPEMKVVMLKGVEKHTDSKATVFWDKKTKKVYLNAENLPKAPEGMQYQLWAIADGKPVNAGMYTEDKDIRTALASIPDAQAFAITLEKQGGSPVPTMENMYVMGEI from the coding sequence TTGAACACTAAAGAATACATATCATCCGGAATCATAGAATCTTATATTCTAGGTCTTGCTTCTACAGAAGAAGCAGGTATTTTGGAGTGTGTGATGAAAAACAATGCTGAAGTAAAAGCTGCTTTTGAAGAGGCTCAGAAGACAATGGAAGCCCTTGCTAATGCCCAGGCAGTAGCTCCTCCCGCAGACCTGAAATCCAAAATCTGGGAAAAGCTACAGAAGGAGCGGACCGTTGAAGACCATCCGCCGGTATTCTCCGTAGATATTCCTGCAGCAAAACCGCAGGAAGAGATCAGAATACAGCGCACCGGGAACTGGAAGGCCTATGCCGTTGCTGCCATGGTTTTGTTCCTGGTCAGCGTAGCCGGAAACCTGTTCTGGATGAATGACCGCGCTAAAACACAACAACAGCTGACCGCAATACAGAGCGAAAAGCAGTCCCAGGACGTGGCCATGCAAAAAATGAACCAGAAAATGGAGATGTTTACCAATCCTGAAATGAAGGTTGTGATGCTGAAAGGCGTTGAAAAACATACAGATTCCAAAGCGACGGTATTCTGGGATAAAAAAACAAAAAAAGTCTATCTGAATGCGGAAAACCTTCCTAAAGCTCCTGAAGGCATGCAGTACCAGCTTTGGGCTATTGCCGATGGAAAGCCGGTAAATGCCGGCATGTATACCGAAGATAAGGACATCAGAACAGCACTTGCCAGCATCCCGGATGCACAGGCTTTTGCCATTACCCTGGAAAAACAAGGCGGAAGCCCGGTTCCTACAATGGAGAATATGTATGTGATGGGAGAAATTTGA
- a CDS encoding fasciclin domain-containing protein, whose protein sequence is MKTKSKIAVLGMVALSFAFSGNAAAQMKKEKTVMVGGAAMYPSKNIIENAVNSKDHKTLVAAVKAAGLVETLQGTGPFTVLAPTDAAFAKLPKGTVENLVKPENKAMLTKILTYHVLPGKFNAKEIMTTVNSKGGKAMMKTVEGEQLTFWTKGKDLYIRDAKGNDAKVTIADVNQSNGVIHVIDTVLMP, encoded by the coding sequence ATGAAGACAAAATCAAAAATCGCAGTCTTAGGAATGGTTGCTCTATCATTCGCTTTCAGCGGAAATGCAGCTGCACAGATGAAAAAAGAAAAAACGGTTATGGTAGGCGGTGCTGCCATGTATCCTTCTAAAAATATTATTGAAAACGCAGTAAATTCCAAAGATCATAAAACACTGGTGGCTGCCGTTAAAGCAGCAGGGCTGGTAGAAACCTTACAGGGTACGGGGCCTTTTACGGTTCTTGCTCCTACTGATGCGGCATTTGCAAAACTTCCCAAAGGAACTGTGGAAAACCTGGTAAAGCCTGAAAACAAAGCAATGCTTACCAAGATCTTAACTTATCATGTCCTTCCGGGGAAATTCAATGCGAAAGAAATCATGACTACCGTTAATTCAAAAGGCGGAAAGGCAATGATGAAAACCGTAGAGGGCGAACAATTGACGTTCTGGACAAAAGGAAAAGACCTGTATATAAGAGATGCTAAGGGAAATGATGCTAAAGTTACAATAGCTGATGTTAATCAGTCAAATGGGGTCATTCACGTTATAGACACGGTTTTAATGCCGTAA
- a CDS encoding ferritin-like domain-containing protein produces MKKTISVSNQGATLDTNRRNFLKLSGVGLAMAGLTLIGCDDNDFEFVDNNVFDLGKGDVGILNYAYALEQLEADFYTKVVNNFYTGISNAEKQIFTDLYHHEVIHRDFFKAAISGATSNVLPTLEFQYPNVNFSDRNSVLATAKALEDTGVAAYNGAGKYITNVDYLVIAGKIVSVEARHAAAIRDLINPGTAAFSGDDVVNPTNGLDVAKEPKDVVTAAGGFFKTPFTWKEQGIG; encoded by the coding sequence ATGAAAAAAACAATTAGTGTTTCTAATCAGGGAGCCACCCTTGATACGAACAGAAGAAACTTTCTAAAATTAAGTGGTGTGGGGCTGGCAATGGCCGGGCTTACGCTGATCGGATGTGATGACAACGACTTTGAGTTTGTTGACAACAATGTCTTCGACCTGGGAAAAGGCGACGTGGGTATCCTTAACTATGCGTATGCACTGGAACAGCTTGAGGCGGATTTCTATACCAAAGTGGTTAATAATTTCTATACCGGGATTTCCAATGCCGAAAAACAGATCTTTACGGATCTTTACCACCATGAAGTGATCCACAGGGATTTCTTTAAGGCAGCGATTTCCGGAGCAACTTCCAATGTTCTTCCTACGCTTGAGTTCCAGTATCCCAATGTGAACTTCAGTGACAGGAATTCCGTACTTGCTACGGCAAAAGCACTTGAAGATACAGGGGTAGCAGCTTACAACGGTGCAGGAAAGTACATTACCAATGTAGACTATCTTGTTATTGCAGGGAAAATTGTTTCCGTGGAAGCAAGACATGCCGCTGCAATCAGAGACCTTATCAATCCGGGAACCGCAGCGTTTTCAGGGGATGATGTAGTGAACCCTACTAACGGTCTTGATGTTGCAAAAGAGCCTAAAGACGTTGTAACGGCAGCAGGCGGGTTCTTTAAAACTCCGTTTACCTGGAAAGAACAAGGAATCGGTTAA
- a CDS encoding lmo0937 family membrane protein, with the protein MRSILWLVAVICIVVWLLGMLNIVPGIGTGNLVHILLVIAIIVVLYNLISGRRPLD; encoded by the coding sequence ATGAGAAGTATATTATGGTTAGTCGCAGTTATTTGTATTGTAGTATGGCTTTTGGGAATGCTTAACATTGTTCCCGGAATAGGCACAGGAAACTTAGTTCACATATTGCTGGTTATCGCAATTATTGTCGTTCTTTATAATCTTATATCAGGCCGTAGACCCCTTGATTGA